TGCTTCATCGCGCGGCGGAAGGCGAAGCGGCGCTCGATCTGCTCGGCGATGCGCAGGGCGACCAGGGGCGCGCTGATGTTGGGGTTGGGGATCTCGGCGACGTTCACCGCGACGGTGCCCGCGCTGACAAGCCGCTCGATCTCGCCGCGGAGCTGCTTGATGCTCTCGCCGCCCTTGCCGATCACGATGCCGGGCTTGGCGGCCGAGATGATCACGTTGACCTGCTGGCCCGCGCGCTCGATCTCGATGCGGGCGATCCCGGCGGCGGCGAGCTTCTTGCTCACCATCCGGCGGATCTTCTCGTCTTCCTTGAGCAAGCCGGCGTACTGCTTCTTGCCGGCGTACCAGCGGCTGTTCCAGCCCTTGGTGATGCCCAGGCGGAAGCCGTTGGGGTTGATCTTGTTACCCATGGTTAGCGGCCCCTTCCGTTAGCGCGCTCGCCCACGATGATCGTGATGTGGCTGGTGCGCTTCTTGATGATGTTCGCGCTGCCGCGGGCGCGGGGGATCAGGCGCTTGAGGGTCGGCCCCGCGTCCACGTAGGCCGCCGTCACGACGAGGCGGTCCTCGAGCATCTCGTCGTTGTTGATCGCGTTGCTCTTGGCGCTCTTGAGCACCTTGGCGACGGGCTCCGACGCGCTCTTGGGGATGAAGCGGAGCAGGTCCTCGGCCTCCGCCACGCTCTTGCCGCGGATCACGTCCACGACGAGGCGCACCTTGCGGGGGCTCATGCGGACGTACTTGGCCACGGCGTAGCCCGGGCGGCGCAGCTTGACCTGCTGCTTGCGCTGCTTCTTGTTGCGGTAGGTCTGGGTCTCAGGAGCGGTCATTTCTTCTTGCTCCCCTTGGCGTTCTTGTCCGCGCCGTGCCCGCGGTAGGTGCGGGTGGGCGAGAACTCGCCGAGCTTGTGGCCGATCATCTGCTCGTTGACGAAGACCGGCACGTGCTGCTTGCCGTTGTGGACGGCGATGGTGTGGCCGATCATCTCCGGCACGATGGTGGAGCGTCTCGACCAGGTCTTGATGACGCGCTTGTCGCGGCGCTCGTTCTGGGCGTCCACCTTCTTCAGGAGGTGGTCATCCACGAACGGCCCTTTCTTCAGGCTACGGGGCATCTACTCCCCTCCTTACTTCCCGCCGCGGCGGGCGATGATGAAGCGGTCCGAGTTCTTGCGCTTCCGGCGGGTCTTCAGGCCCTTGGCGAGCTGGCCCCAGGGACTGACGGGCTGACGGCCCGCGCCGGTCCGGCCCTCACCACCGCCGTGGGGGTGATCCACGGGGTTCATGGCGCTGCCGCGCTGGTGCGGCTTCTGACCCAGCCAGCGGCTGCGGCCCGCCTTGCCCAGCACGATGTTCTTGTGCTCGGCGTTGCCCACGCTGCCGATGGTCGCGTAGCACTCGCTGTGGACGCGCCGGAGCTCGCCGCTGGGCAGGCGCAGGATGACGTAGTCGCTCTCCTTGCCCTGCACCTGGATGGAGGTGCCGGCGGAGCGGGCGAGCTGGGCGCCCTTGCCGGGCACGAGTTCGACCGCGTGGACCACGGCGCCGACGGGCACGAAGCGCAGGGGCAGCGCGTTGCCCAGCCGGGGATCGGCCTCGGGACCCGCGTTCACGGTCGCGCCGACGGCCAGGCCCTCGGGCGCCAGGATGTAGCGCTTCTCGCCGTCCACGTGGTGGAGCAGGGCGATGCGGGCGCTGCGGTTGGGGTCGTACTCGATGGCGGCGACCCTCGCCGGAACGTTCGCCTTGTCGCGGCGCTTGAAGTCGATGACGCGGTACAGGCGCTTGTGCCCGCCGCCGATGAAGCGGCTGGTGATGCGGCCGTGGTTGTTGCGCCCGCCGGTCTTGGGCAGGGCCTCGGTCAGGCTCTTCTCGGGGCGCTTCTTGGTGAGGCCCGAGAAGTCAGCGGTCGTCATCTGACGGCGGCTGGGGGTGTACGGACGGTACTTCTTGACAGCCATGTTCAGTGTCTCCTTAGGCCAGGGCCTCGAGGGCCTCGATCTTCTGGCCGTCCGCGAGGCGCACGATGGCCTTTTTGCGGTCCGCACGGTGGCCGACGAACTTGCCCACGCGCTTGCGCTTGCCCGTCACGTTCATGGTGCTGATGCCGATGACCGTCACGCCGAACGCCTGCTGCACGGCGGCCTTGATCTCGGTCTTGGTCGCCTTGGGGTCGACCCAGAACGAGTACGCGCCGCGCTCCATGCCCGCATACGCCTTTTCGGAGATCACGGGCTGCTTGATGATGTCGTAGTAGCTCAC
The genomic region above belongs to Deinococcus aerius and contains:
- the rpsC gene encoding 30S ribosomal protein S3; protein product: MGNKINPNGFRLGITKGWNSRWYAGKKQYAGLLKEDEKIRRMVSKKLAAAGIARIEIERAGQQVNVIISAAKPGIVIGKGGESIKQLRGEIERLVSAGTVAVNVAEIPNPNISAPLVALRIAEQIERRFAFRRAMKQAAQRVMESGARGVRVILSGRLGGAEQARTEKVLEGRVPLHTLRADIDYGTARAETTYGSLGIKVMVFNGEVIGGKTETLARPQRRNDERRPEGGDRPNRRRPSARRRPGGE
- the rplV gene encoding 50S ribosomal protein L22, with amino-acid sequence MTAPETQTYRNKKQRKQQVKLRRPGYAVAKYVRMSPRKVRLVVDVIRGKSVAEAEDLLRFIPKSASEPVAKVLKSAKSNAINNDEMLEDRLVVTAAYVDAGPTLKRLIPRARGSANIIKKRTSHITIIVGERANGRGR
- the rpsS gene encoding 30S ribosomal protein S19, whose amino-acid sequence is MPRSLKKGPFVDDHLLKKVDAQNERRDKRVIKTWSRRSTIVPEMIGHTIAVHNGKQHVPVFVNEQMIGHKLGEFSPTRTYRGHGADKNAKGSKKK
- the rplB gene encoding 50S ribosomal protein L2, producing MAVKKYRPYTPSRRQMTTADFSGLTKKRPEKSLTEALPKTGGRNNHGRITSRFIGGGHKRLYRVIDFKRRDKANVPARVAAIEYDPNRSARIALLHHVDGEKRYILAPEGLAVGATVNAGPEADPRLGNALPLRFVPVGAVVHAVELVPGKGAQLARSAGTSIQVQGKESDYVILRLPSGELRRVHSECYATIGSVGNAEHKNIVLGKAGRSRWLGQKPHQRGSAMNPVDHPHGGGEGRTGAGRQPVSPWGQLAKGLKTRRKRKNSDRFIIARRGGK
- a CDS encoding 50S ribosomal protein L23, whose protein sequence is MSYYDIIKQPVISEKAYAGMERGAYSFWVDPKATKTEIKAAVQQAFGVTVIGISTMNVTGKRKRVGKFVGHRADRKKAIVRLADGQKIEALEALA